In one Silene latifolia isolate original U9 population chromosome 10, ASM4854445v1, whole genome shotgun sequence genomic region, the following are encoded:
- the LOC141606663 gene encoding F-box/FBD/LRR-repeat protein At2g04230-like encodes MVVDRKKATFGQLDTKDRLSDLPDSIIHHIISFLGTEEACRTTILSKRWVHIWSTGLILDFRPQFFAAKKNGVFVDGYVSGVKGPYDTETIGRLVNFIEITMRRYSEKNLSIRKLRLEYPTVDQEMSGRIDGWLGIALQNQVEVLSLSVIPEGSPSYGLPAILFLAKSLINLTFCRVRVPHFENLKLSSLQSLDMTEVNIDENMLQDIIMSCPLKILRLESCSGPQNISIPCCSRLESLNVTRSIPIGGKVLVDTSSIQRCTYFGYNEDDPWPLLLTPASKKNLRNLHISGVVIMDDIFEKLVSELPSMENMAFYGCTMPMNIRIASQTLKELGVHDCYDLINVVVDAPELDIFCYNGDLQLSSVINSQSKYNAYLHLNIAKLDNRALVRIKNLLRKSKCCKVLSIILNEAHDVPEIEVDMDRLSKIRQYRDEPCYVQELKLSVSCSTPTSVLGESTCKALIDGLLWCCRPDILSLSVTIPYDNNIIRTLLEILENQVKYWKHPLKRMEIEGTNCSLLFSNYDLDLRLRLYW; translated from the exons ATGGTGGTCGATAGAAAGAAAGCAACATTTGGGCAGTTAGATACTAAGGATAGATTATCAGATTTGCCGGATTCTATCATCCATCATATCATTTCTTTTCTGGGTACCGAAGAGGCGTGTCGAACGACCATTTTGTCGAAAAGATGGGTTCATATTTGGTCTACTGGCTTAATTCTTGATTTTAGGCCTCAGTTTTTTGCTGCTAAGAAAAATGGAGTTTTTGTGGATGGGTATGTGAGTGGTGTAAAAGGTCCATACGATACGGAAACTATTGGGAGGCTTGTGAATTTCATAGAAATCACAATGAGACGATATTCCGAGAAAAATCTATCTATAAGGAAGCTTAGACTTGAATATCCCACTGTTGATCAGGAGATGTCTGGGAGGATTGATGGATGGCTTGGAATCGCTTTGCAAAACCAAGTTGAGGTTTTGTCACTCTCTGTTATTCCCGAAGGCTCTCCATCTTATGGACTGCCCGCGATTTTATTCTTAGCAAAATCATTGATAAATTTGACATTTTGTAGGGTTAGAGTGCCacattttgaaaatttgaagcttaGTTCTCTGCAATCTTTAGATATGACCGAGGTCAATATAGACGAAAACATGCTACAAGACATTATTATGTCATGTCCCTTGAAAATTTTGAGGCTTGAGAGTTGTTCTGGCCCTCAAAATATTTCAATTCCTTGTTGCAGTAGACTGGAATCGCTTAATGTAACTCGAAGTATACCTATAGGTGGGAAAGTCTTGGTGGATACATCGAGTATTCAGCGTTGTACCTATTTTGGTTACAATGAAGATGATCCTTGGCCACTTCTTCTTACGCCTGCTTCAAAGAAAAATTTGAGGAATTTACACATTTCTGGTGTCGTGATCATGGATGATATTTTTGAGAAATTAGTGTCTGAACTTCCGTCAATGGAAAACATGGCATTTTACGGATGTACCATGCCAATGAATATTAGAATTGCAAGTCAAACACTAAAAGAGTTGGGAGTACATGATTGTTATGACTTGATTAATGTTGTGGTTGATGCTCCAGAGCTGGAcattttttgctataatggtgaCTTGCAGCTTTCATCTGTAATCAACAGTCAAAGCAAATACAATGCTTATCTTCATCTAAATATAGCTAAACTTGATAATCGAGCGTTGGTCAGAATCAAGAACCTCCTCAGAAAATCGAAGTGCTGCAAGGTTTTGTCCATCATTCTCAATGAAGCACATGACGTACCTGAG ATTGAAGTTGACATGGACCGACTTAGCAAGATTCGTCAATATCGTGATGAACCTTGTTATGTCCAAGAGCTGAAGCTGTCTGTATCTTGCTCCACTCCCACTTCCGTCCTTGGAGAGTCAACATGTAAAGCTCTCATAGACGGCCTGCTATGGTGTTGCCGCCCTGATATTCTATCTTTATCCGTTACCATACCATATGATAACAATATTATCAGG ACTTTGCTCGAAATACTTGAGAACCAGGTAAAATATTGGAAGCATCCCTTGAAACGCATGGAAATTGAAGGCACTAATTGCTCCCTCTTATTTTCTAATTATGACCTTGATCTTCGTCTACGACTCTATTGGTAA